Proteins encoded by one window of Corynebacterium amycolatum:
- a CDS encoding Bax inhibitor-1/YccA family protein: protein MRESSNPAFSSLTKTVARGQAGAHHYGQGQMGADYGDNPYQSQVAADYRPMTVDDVVSKTGITLATIIVLAAVNFFIAVSVSTSLAMILTIVGAIGGLITVLVSTFGKKYGSAPVTLTYAAFEGLFVGGISFMFTAPIQGVAAGALIMQAVLATLGVFIGMLFVYKSGAIRVTPKFTRFMSAALIGVLVLMLGNLLLSLFGLGFPLRDGGMLSIIFSLVCIGLAAFSFLIDFDQADRLVRAGAPAQYAWGVALGLAVTLVWLYTEILRLLSYFRD from the coding sequence GTGCGCGAAAGCAGCAATCCTGCATTCAGTTCACTTACTAAGACCGTCGCCCGCGGACAGGCGGGCGCACATCACTACGGCCAAGGTCAGATGGGCGCTGACTACGGGGATAACCCTTACCAGTCGCAGGTTGCCGCCGACTACCGTCCGATGACGGTCGACGATGTCGTTTCCAAGACCGGCATCACACTGGCAACCATCATCGTTTTGGCTGCAGTCAACTTCTTCATTGCTGTCAGTGTCTCCACCAGCCTGGCCATGATTCTGACTATTGTCGGCGCCATCGGTGGTCTGATTACTGTTTTGGTTTCCACCTTCGGTAAGAAGTACGGCTCCGCGCCGGTTACCCTCACCTACGCGGCCTTCGAGGGCCTCTTCGTCGGCGGCATCAGCTTCATGTTCACCGCCCCTATTCAGGGCGTTGCCGCCGGTGCGCTGATTATGCAGGCCGTGCTGGCCACCCTGGGTGTCTTCATCGGTATGCTCTTCGTGTACAAGTCGGGCGCTATCCGTGTGACCCCGAAGTTCACTCGTTTTATGAGTGCGGCTCTGATTGGTGTCCTGGTCCTCATGCTGGGCAACCTGCTGCTGTCCCTGTTCGGTCTGGGCTTCCCGCTGCGTGACGGTGGCATGCTTTCGATCATCTTCTCGCTGGTCTGCATCGGCCTGGCAGCCTTTAGCTTCCTGATTGACTTCGATCAGGCTGACCGCCTGGTTCGCGCAGGCGCTCCGGCTCAGTACGCCTGGGGCGTCGCCCTCGGCCTGGCCGTGACCTTGGTCTGGCTCTACACCGAGATTCTGCGTCTGCTGTCCTACTTCAGGGACTAA
- the greA gene encoding transcription elongation factor GreA: MTEAKNNSPWLTQESYDKLKAELEALYENRPVIAAEINERREEGDLKENAGYDAAREQQGQEEARIRYLEDLLQRATVGEIPQESGVALVGTVVHVYYDGDEDDTETFLIGTRGADSSNPNLETYSTDSPLGKALVGAKEGETRTYASPSGDEVSVTVVKAEPYDPDMDA; encoded by the coding sequence ATGACTGAGGCAAAGAACAATAGCCCATGGCTCACCCAGGAGTCCTACGACAAGCTCAAGGCCGAGCTTGAGGCGCTATATGAAAACCGCCCGGTCATCGCCGCCGAGATTAACGAGCGCCGCGAAGAGGGCGACTTGAAGGAAAACGCCGGCTACGATGCCGCCCGCGAGCAGCAGGGACAGGAAGAGGCACGCATCCGCTACCTCGAAGACCTGCTCCAGCGCGCCACTGTCGGCGAGATTCCGCAGGAGTCCGGTGTGGCTCTGGTCGGCACCGTGGTCCACGTCTACTACGACGGCGACGAGGACGACACCGAGACCTTCCTCATCGGTACCCGTGGCGCTGACTCCTCCAACCCGAATCTGGAGACCTACTCCACCGATTCCCCGCTGGGTAAGGCTCTGGTCGGCGCTAAGGAGGGCGAGACCCGCACTTACGCTTCCCCGAGCGGCGACGAAGTGTCTGTCACCGTAGTTAAGGCTGAGCCGTACGACCCGGATATGGACGCCTAA
- a CDS encoding DUF4307 domain-containing protein translates to MAESSERNTRNTAAPNEQRERYGDNSRTLPAKLVVIAIVGMLVIAGAYIFVQMNRVSAPDVSATQAGWSRTPGKEDEQFIFTLDVTREKPELDSYCIIYALNYDVAEVGRRDVFIPGGGPATVRMDVPIATRELAVAGDVYGCSTDIPEFLAPAK, encoded by the coding sequence ATGGCTGAAAGTTCGGAGCGAAACACCCGAAATACCGCAGCGCCTAACGAGCAGCGCGAGCGCTATGGGGACAACAGTCGCACTCTCCCCGCAAAATTGGTTGTCATCGCTATTGTTGGCATGCTCGTCATCGCCGGCGCATACATCTTCGTTCAGATGAACCGCGTCTCCGCCCCGGATGTCTCTGCAACGCAAGCGGGCTGGAGCCGCACTCCAGGTAAGGAAGATGAGCAGTTCATCTTCACACTGGATGTCACCCGCGAAAAGCCGGAGCTGGATAGCTACTGCATTATCTATGCGCTGAACTATGACGTGGCAGAGGTCGGCCGTCGCGACGTATTCATCCCGGGCGGCGGCCCCGCTACCGTGCGGATGGACGTCCCCATTGCCACCCGCGAGCTGGCCGTCGCAGGCGATGTCTATGGCTGCTCCACCGACATTCCGGAGTTCCTCGCACCTGCGAAATAA
- the mca gene encoding mycothiol conjugate amidase Mca, whose protein sequence is MAIHAHPDDESSKGAATMARYAAEGHRVKVVTCTGGEAGSILNPAMDRPEVRENIAAVRVHEMAAAAETLGVEHEWLGFTDSGLPAGNPVPVLSHGVFARQSVEDATKPLIRAIREFRPHVIITYDENGGYPHPDHIMTHIVSMRAWLESGTDKYPELGEPWEISKLYYTHGFIKARLIALDNYYRDNGLESPLAESFRRWTKTPGDIMTRVTTQVECGDYFQQRDQALLAHATQIDPNGPFFAVPVDIQQRVWPTEEFELARTRVQTELPETDLFAGIDPDAE, encoded by the coding sequence ATGGCAATTCACGCTCATCCTGATGACGAATCGAGCAAGGGCGCCGCAACAATGGCCCGATATGCGGCGGAAGGGCATCGCGTCAAAGTGGTGACCTGCACCGGCGGTGAGGCCGGTAGCATTCTCAACCCTGCGATGGATCGACCGGAGGTGCGCGAGAATATCGCCGCGGTGCGCGTTCACGAAATGGCTGCAGCCGCTGAGACTCTCGGCGTTGAACATGAGTGGCTCGGCTTTACCGACTCCGGTCTGCCTGCGGGTAACCCGGTGCCGGTGCTGTCGCACGGTGTGTTTGCTCGCCAATCGGTCGAGGATGCGACCAAGCCTCTCATCCGAGCTATCCGTGAGTTCCGTCCGCACGTCATCATTACGTACGACGAAAACGGTGGCTACCCGCACCCGGACCACATCATGACCCATATCGTGTCCATGCGCGCTTGGCTGGAGTCTGGAACGGATAAGTACCCCGAGCTCGGTGAACCATGGGAAATTTCCAAACTCTACTACACCCACGGTTTCATCAAGGCGCGTCTCATCGCGCTAGACAACTACTACCGCGACAACGGCTTGGAAAGCCCGCTGGCCGAGTCCTTCCGCCGTTGGACTAAGACCCCCGGCGACATCATGACCCGCGTGACCACGCAGGTTGAGTGCGGCGATTACTTCCAGCAGCGGGATCAGGCGCTGCTGGCGCACGCTACGCAGATCGATCCGAACGGGCCATTCTTCGCCGTGCCGGTAGACATTCAGCAGCGCGTTTGGCCGACCGAAGAGTTTGAGCTTGCCCGCACTCGAGTGCAGACCGAGCTGCCAGAGACCGATCTCTTCGCCGGTATCGACCCCGACGCGGAATAG
- a CDS encoding 3-deoxy-7-phosphoheptulonate synthase has translation MTPPTSLEAPASTANRRVVAFHDLPSPEEVMAKQPLTPNLVNEVEQSRLDIARVIAREDDRLLVVVGPCSIHDPEAAIDYARRLKATADELDEDLLVVMRVYFEKPRTTVGWKGLINDPDLDSSFKINKGLHMAREVLIEVLRTGLPVGAEFLEPNSPQYIADAVSWGAIGARTTESQVHRQLASGLSMPIGFKNGTDGNVQVAVDSLVSAANPHFFFGMNDQGRAAVVETAGNHNCHLILRGGTSGPNWDEASLNDAEARLNKAEQTISIMVDASHANSGKSEVRQAEVVEELGKLIGAGDERITGIMMESFLEAGAQKITDGRNGLVYGKSVTDACMDWETTDRLLRTLAAEVRKRRQARD, from the coding sequence ATGACCCCTCCCACATCCCTCGAAGCCCCCGCCTCTACCGCAAACCGCCGTGTCGTAGCCTTCCACGACCTGCCCTCCCCAGAAGAGGTCATGGCCAAACAGCCATTGACCCCGAACCTGGTTAACGAAGTGGAGCAGTCGCGACTCGACATCGCCCGCGTCATCGCCCGCGAGGACGATCGCCTGCTGGTCGTTGTCGGCCCGTGCTCCATTCACGACCCCGAGGCCGCCATCGACTACGCCCGCCGCCTGAAAGCCACCGCCGATGAGCTCGACGAGGACCTGCTGGTCGTCATGCGCGTCTACTTCGAAAAGCCGCGCACCACCGTCGGCTGGAAGGGACTCATCAACGACCCCGACCTGGATAGCTCCTTCAAAATCAACAAGGGCCTGCACATGGCCCGCGAAGTGCTCATCGAGGTCCTGCGCACCGGCCTGCCCGTCGGCGCTGAATTCCTCGAGCCCAACAGCCCGCAGTACATCGCCGACGCCGTCTCCTGGGGTGCGATTGGTGCGCGCACCACGGAGTCGCAGGTCCACCGCCAGCTCGCTTCCGGACTTTCCATGCCCATCGGCTTCAAAAACGGTACCGACGGCAACGTCCAGGTCGCCGTGGACTCGCTGGTCTCTGCAGCAAACCCGCACTTCTTCTTCGGCATGAACGACCAGGGCCGCGCCGCCGTCGTCGAAACCGCCGGCAACCACAATTGCCACCTCATTCTCCGCGGCGGCACCTCCGGCCCGAACTGGGACGAGGCATCGCTTAACGACGCCGAAGCCCGCCTGAACAAGGCCGAGCAAACCATCAGCATCATGGTGGACGCCTCTCACGCCAATTCCGGAAAATCCGAGGTGCGCCAGGCCGAGGTCGTTGAGGAGCTCGGCAAGCTCATCGGTGCCGGCGACGAGCGCATCACCGGCATCATGATGGAGTCCTTCCTCGAAGCCGGTGCGCAAAAAATTACCGATGGGCGTAATGGCCTCGTATACGGCAAGTCCGTCACCGATGCCTGCATGGATTGGGAAACCACCGACCGGCTGCTGCGTACGCTTGCGGCAGAAGTCCGGAAGCGTCGGCAGGCACGTGACTAA
- a CDS encoding isoprenyl transferase, producing MKENQPSSLRRIAYPLYERKLAQELEGKPRPKHVAIMADGNRRWAREAGFTDVSHGHRVGSRKIAEFVGWCAEQEIELVTIYLLSTENLGRDPEELELLFDIIADVVDELAQSPNDVRLRMVGHLELLPERMTARLRHDEEVTANNTGIQVNIAVGYGGRQEIVDAVRRIIRESVAEGIDASELEESITTDAISRRLYTSGQPDPDLVIRTSGEQRLSGFLLWQTAYSEIWFTDTYWPEFRRIDFLRALRDFSQRSRRFGK from the coding sequence GTGAAAGAAAACCAGCCGTCCTCACTCCGGCGGATTGCGTATCCGCTCTACGAGCGCAAACTAGCCCAAGAGCTAGAAGGAAAACCTCGCCCCAAGCACGTTGCCATCATGGCCGATGGCAACCGCCGCTGGGCGAGGGAGGCTGGCTTCACCGACGTAAGCCACGGCCACCGCGTCGGCTCCCGCAAAATCGCAGAATTCGTCGGCTGGTGCGCCGAGCAGGAAATCGAGCTGGTCACCATCTACCTGCTCTCCACCGAAAACCTCGGGCGCGACCCCGAAGAGCTGGAGTTACTGTTCGACATCATCGCCGACGTCGTCGACGAATTGGCGCAATCGCCTAACGACGTGCGCCTGCGCATGGTCGGCCACCTCGAGCTCCTTCCGGAAAGAATGACCGCCCGGCTGCGCCACGACGAAGAAGTCACCGCGAACAACACCGGCATCCAGGTCAACATCGCCGTTGGCTACGGTGGTCGGCAGGAAATCGTCGACGCGGTGCGCAGAATCATCCGGGAATCAGTCGCCGAAGGAATTGATGCTTCCGAGCTCGAGGAGAGCATCACCACCGACGCCATTTCTCGCCGCCTCTATACATCCGGACAACCGGACCCCGATCTAGTCATCCGCACTTCCGGAGAACAGCGGCTCAGCGGCTTCCTTCTCTGGCAAACCGCCTACTCCGAGATTTGGTTCACCGATACCTACTGGCCCGAGTTCCGCCGCATCGACTTCCTCCGCGCACTTCGAGACTTTTCGCAGCGCTCACGCCGCTTCGGCAAATAA
- the coaA gene encoding type I pantothenate kinase — MTRATSPSPYVEFKREQWREMRKNMPLVLTEEEAERLSGIGENIDLDEVAEVYLPLSRLIHMRVAAHRELNAVTSNFLGENPSKGASVPFIIGVAGSVAVGKSTTARLLQVLLERWETNPRVDLVTTDGFLYPSEELNRRGIMQRKGYPESYDQRALMRFVTAVKSGARHVKAPVYSHTLYDRVPDEFVDVDRPDILILEGLNVLQTGPTLMVSDLFDFSVYVDAPRADIERWYINRFLSLRQTAFRAPGAHFADYATLDDEAAAEVARRIWQQVNLPNLTENILPTRVRASLVLTKSRDHKVSRVRMRKL, encoded by the coding sequence ATGACGCGCGCAACATCCCCCAGCCCGTACGTCGAGTTCAAACGCGAGCAGTGGCGCGAAATGCGCAAGAATATGCCTCTGGTGCTGACGGAAGAGGAAGCTGAACGACTTTCCGGTATCGGTGAAAACATCGACCTGGACGAAGTCGCCGAGGTCTATCTTCCGCTTTCTCGCCTGATTCACATGCGTGTGGCGGCGCATCGGGAGCTGAACGCTGTAACGTCGAACTTCCTTGGGGAAAATCCTTCGAAGGGGGCGTCGGTGCCGTTTATTATCGGCGTCGCGGGTTCGGTGGCGGTCGGCAAGTCAACGACGGCGCGTTTGCTGCAGGTACTGCTCGAGCGCTGGGAGACTAATCCGCGGGTGGACTTGGTTACTACTGATGGCTTCCTCTACCCTTCTGAGGAATTGAATCGCCGTGGGATTATGCAGCGCAAGGGGTATCCGGAGTCGTATGATCAGCGTGCGTTGATGCGGTTTGTCACGGCGGTGAAGTCGGGGGCGCGGCATGTGAAGGCGCCGGTGTATTCGCACACGCTCTATGACCGGGTGCCGGATGAGTTCGTCGATGTCGATCGTCCGGACATTCTCATTCTCGAGGGGCTCAACGTTTTGCAGACGGGCCCGACGCTGATGGTTTCCGATCTTTTCGATTTCAGTGTCTACGTCGATGCCCCGCGCGCGGACATCGAGCGTTGGTACATTAATCGTTTCCTCAGTCTCCGCCAGACGGCGTTTCGCGCTCCGGGCGCGCACTTCGCGGACTATGCAACACTTGACGACGAAGCTGCGGCCGAGGTGGCCCGACGCATTTGGCAGCAGGTGAACTTGCCGAACCTGACGGAAAATATTTTGCCCACTCGAGTGCGGGCGTCATTAGTTCTTACGAAGTCTCGGGACCACAAGGTTTCGAGGGTCCGGATGCGCAAACTCTAA
- the glyA gene encoding serine hydroxymethyltransferase, producing MTGSNNNDVRYQSLRELDPDLAEAMAGELSRQRDMLEMIASENFVPRAVLQAQGSVLTNKYAEGYPGRRYYGGCEYVDIVEDMARNRAKELFGAEFANVQPHAGAQANAAVLHALINAGDKIMGLDLAHGGHLTHGMKLNFSGKLYHVAAYGVDKDTMRIDMDKVREQALAEKPDVLIAGWSAYPRHLDFEAFRSIADEVGAKLWTDMAHFAGLVAAGLHPSPVPHSDVVSTTVHKTLGGPRSGMILAKQEYAKKLNSAVFPGQQGGPLMHAIAGKAVALKIAGTEEFKERQQRTLAGARILAERLTAADCAEAGVDVLTGGTDVHLVLADLRNSEMNGQEAEDLLHAVGITVNRNAVPFDPRPPMVTSGLRIGTPALATRGLDEKAFTEVADVIGTALAAGKNADVDSLRARVSKIAQEFPLYDGIEDWNLI from the coding sequence ATGACCGGGTCTAACAATAACGATGTCCGCTACCAATCGCTGCGTGAACTCGATCCCGACCTCGCAGAGGCGATGGCAGGGGAGCTCTCTCGTCAGCGTGACATGCTCGAAATGATTGCTAGTGAGAACTTTGTTCCACGTGCAGTGCTGCAGGCTCAGGGCTCGGTTCTGACCAACAAGTACGCCGAAGGATACCCGGGTCGTCGTTACTACGGCGGCTGCGAATACGTCGACATCGTCGAGGACATGGCACGCAACCGCGCCAAGGAGCTCTTCGGCGCTGAGTTCGCCAACGTTCAGCCGCACGCAGGCGCGCAGGCCAACGCTGCCGTTCTGCATGCGCTAATCAACGCCGGTGACAAGATTATGGGCCTCGACCTGGCACACGGCGGTCACCTGACCCACGGCATGAAGCTGAACTTCTCCGGCAAGCTCTACCACGTCGCCGCATACGGTGTGGATAAGGACACCATGCGGATCGATATGGACAAGGTGCGTGAGCAGGCGCTCGCAGAAAAGCCGGATGTCCTCATCGCAGGTTGGTCGGCGTACCCGCGCCACCTCGACTTCGAAGCTTTCCGCTCCATCGCCGATGAGGTCGGCGCGAAGCTGTGGACGGACATGGCGCACTTCGCAGGTTTGGTTGCCGCCGGTCTGCACCCGTCGCCGGTTCCGCATTCTGACGTTGTGTCGACCACCGTTCACAAGACTCTCGGTGGCCCTCGTTCGGGCATGATTTTGGCCAAGCAGGAGTACGCCAAGAAGCTGAACTCCGCTGTTTTCCCGGGGCAGCAGGGTGGCCCGCTGATGCACGCTATCGCCGGCAAGGCCGTGGCGCTGAAGATTGCTGGTACCGAGGAGTTCAAGGAGCGCCAGCAGCGCACTCTCGCCGGTGCCCGCATCCTGGCTGAGCGTCTCACCGCTGCCGACTGCGCCGAGGCTGGCGTCGATGTTCTCACTGGCGGCACCGATGTCCACCTGGTTCTGGCGGATTTGCGCAATTCGGAGATGAACGGCCAGGAGGCCGAGGATCTACTCCATGCTGTTGGTATCACTGTCAACCGGAATGCTGTTCCGTTTGACCCGCGTCCTCCGATGGTTACATCTGGACTTCGTATCGGTACTCCGGCGCTGGCCACCCGCGGTCTCGACGAGAAGGCCTTCACCGAGGTCGCCGATGTCATCGGTACTGCTCTCGCCGCCGGCAAGAATGCGGATGTCGACTCCCTGCGTGCTCGTGTTTCGAAGATCGCTCAGGAATTCCCGCTTTACGACGGCATCGAGGACTGGAACCTCATCTAA
- a CDS encoding HNH endonuclease signature motif containing protein: MTVLGTLAALASRGMDTLAELHAARPDGHAATSHLAATLGLDPARLRLLLRVAAHYLQPADTEENTKAREDAAALARRLGLSLDTCVLIDKRSRQANNAELHDNLRLTFVAAAERLGFEELDLYMRETLTELNTEDEPPQHLRARFSRKVDIRGMKHFHISGPSDMLDNLLSPLTIRAAEIRKSHPEFSHDRCVGQALAERLEHADAAMPVDKLDEMRYQPAIIITAQDIVDYSPRFAATTNGSALAPDVFLNALLADTGWAVLYDEHSAITDLFPIGNPRLATEEQRIAMLIDNPICAWPGCERPAYSGQAHHLVAHKNGGTTTLDNLTMVCREHNGLNDDDREGRNGYLERIPTSGHIRWRPPDKTRPPLFSNSFVTSMSGRSYAGYRAGTTRQLGPEPPPPE, encoded by the coding sequence ATGACAGTTCTTGGGACGCTCGCCGCACTGGCCTCGCGCGGAATGGACACGCTGGCGGAACTCCACGCCGCGCGTCCCGACGGCCACGCCGCCACCTCCCACCTGGCGGCAACCCTCGGCCTTGACCCGGCGCGCCTTCGGCTGTTGCTACGCGTCGCCGCCCACTATCTCCAACCCGCTGACACCGAGGAAAACACCAAAGCCCGCGAAGACGCAGCAGCTCTGGCCCGCCGACTCGGGCTCAGCCTGGACACCTGCGTGCTTATCGACAAGCGCAGCCGCCAAGCCAACAACGCAGAACTCCACGACAACCTGCGGCTCACATTCGTCGCGGCGGCCGAGCGTCTCGGCTTCGAAGAACTGGACCTCTACATGCGGGAAACTCTCACCGAGCTCAACACCGAAGACGAACCACCCCAGCACCTGCGCGCCCGGTTTTCCCGGAAGGTAGACATCCGGGGAATGAAGCACTTCCACATCTCCGGCCCCTCGGATATGCTCGACAATCTCCTGTCGCCGCTTACCATCCGCGCCGCAGAAATCCGGAAGTCCCATCCGGAGTTTTCCCACGACCGATGCGTCGGTCAGGCGCTTGCCGAACGCCTCGAGCATGCCGATGCCGCAATGCCCGTCGACAAGCTCGATGAAATGCGCTACCAACCCGCCATCATCATCACCGCGCAAGACATCGTCGACTACAGCCCGCGCTTCGCCGCCACCACCAACGGCTCCGCGCTCGCGCCCGACGTCTTCCTCAACGCCCTACTCGCCGACACCGGGTGGGCCGTGCTTTACGACGAACACAGCGCCATTACGGACTTATTTCCCATCGGCAACCCACGTCTGGCGACTGAAGAGCAGCGCATCGCGATGCTCATCGACAACCCCATCTGCGCCTGGCCCGGCTGTGAACGCCCCGCCTATAGCGGACAAGCGCACCACCTAGTCGCCCACAAAAACGGCGGCACAACCACGCTGGACAACCTCACCATGGTCTGCCGAGAACACAACGGGCTTAACGACGACGACCGGGAAGGACGCAACGGCTACCTCGAACGCATCCCCACATCCGGACATATTCGATGGCGCCCGCCGGACAAAACTCGACCGCCTCTGTTTAGCAACTCATTTGTGACATCAATGTCCGGGAGGTCCTACGCGGGGTATCGAGCGGGTACGACGAGACAGCTCGGGCCGGAGCCACCACCTCCGGAATAA
- a CDS encoding GNAT family N-acetyltransferase has translation MTLPRPATPDDVHEIVDLIKDLAAYEKEPDAVRLTPERLREQLFGDNPAIFCHVVDSTSGNLDDCDDNGAGVSSGGVVSSGGVGGGPRLDGIALWFLNYSTWEGTHGIYLEDLYVRPEARGTGKGKALLQNLARIAVERGYSRVEWCVLKWNQPSIDFYRSLGAFPMDEWETFRLTGDALSDFGA, from the coding sequence ATGACACTTCCACGCCCCGCCACGCCTGACGACGTCCACGAGATCGTCGACCTCATCAAAGACCTGGCAGCCTACGAAAAAGAACCCGACGCCGTCCGACTGACCCCCGAGCGCCTGCGCGAACAGCTCTTCGGGGACAACCCCGCGATTTTCTGCCACGTCGTCGACTCCACATCCGGAAATTTGGACGATTGCGACGATAACGGCGCCGGTGTTAGTAGTGGCGGTGTTGTTAGTAGTGGCGGTGTTGGTGGCGGCCCTCGCCTCGACGGCATTGCACTGTGGTTCCTGAACTACTCCACCTGGGAAGGCACCCACGGCATCTACCTCGAAGACCTTTACGTCCGTCCCGAGGCGCGCGGCACCGGCAAGGGCAAGGCGCTGCTGCAAAACCTCGCGCGGATTGCCGTGGAACGCGGATACTCGCGGGTCGAATGGTGCGTCCTGAAATGGAACCAGCCCTCCATCGACTTCTACCGCTCCCTCGGTGCCTTCCCCATGGACGAATGGGAGACCTTCCGCCTCACCGGCGATGCCCTAAGCGACTTCGGGGCGTAG
- a CDS encoding enoyl-CoA hydratase-related protein — protein sequence MSNVTQDFSDGILAITIDRPDAYNSLDKNLRLELKAAFERAQEPDVRAVILLGGPKAFCTGQDLKEHISDLQSGAGMGKVVEEYNPMVAELTAINVPVIAAIEGAAAGAGWSLALHCDFRIAGPKASFKAAFPSIGLATDCGMSALLPRMVSDAKARELLFFDKKVLADEALSLGLVTEVVDDPAARARELAAQFAAGPTAALKEIKALLRRDTLAAAAAEADAQARLAVSADHKEAVAAFLEKRPPRFVGE from the coding sequence ATGAGCAACGTTACTCAAGACTTTTCCGACGGCATTCTAGCCATCACCATCGACCGCCCGGATGCATACAACTCCCTGGATAAGAATCTCCGGTTGGAGCTAAAAGCCGCTTTTGAGCGTGCGCAAGAGCCGGACGTGCGCGCTGTTATCCTGCTCGGCGGGCCGAAGGCGTTTTGCACGGGCCAGGATTTGAAGGAGCACATCTCTGACCTGCAGTCGGGCGCTGGCATGGGCAAGGTTGTCGAGGAGTACAACCCGATGGTTGCGGAGCTGACCGCGATTAACGTTCCGGTTATTGCCGCTATCGAAGGTGCTGCGGCGGGTGCCGGTTGGTCGCTGGCGCTGCACTGTGATTTCCGTATCGCTGGCCCGAAGGCGTCGTTCAAAGCGGCGTTCCCGTCGATTGGCCTGGCCACGGACTGTGGCATGTCGGCGCTGCTGCCGCGCATGGTCAGCGACGCGAAGGCGCGTGAGCTGTTGTTCTTCGATAAAAAGGTGCTTGCCGACGAGGCCCTGAGCCTCGGCCTGGTTACTGAAGTGGTAGACGATCCAGCGGCTCGGGCACGTGAGTTGGCAGCTCAGTTTGCCGCGGGCCCGACGGCCGCGCTGAAGGAGATTAAGGCTCTGCTGCGCCGGGACACTCTGGCCGCTGCGGCGGCGGAGGCGGATGCGCAGGCACGCCTGGCGGTCTCGGCCGACCATAAGGAAGCGGTGGCCGCTTTCTTGGAGAAGCGACCACCGCGTTTCGTAGGTGAGTAA
- the metS gene encoding methionine/alanine import NSS transporter subunit MetS produces MSGIAIVMMALFIIVIWGGLAVALVSLSKHPDEVSGELGDHPELTSEVLGAQEEQ; encoded by the coding sequence ATGTCCGGTATCGCAATTGTCATGATGGCACTGTTCATCATCGTCATCTGGGGCGGCCTGGCGGTCGCGCTGGTCAGCCTATCCAAGCACCCTGACGAGGTTTCCGGTGAGCTGGGAGATCACCCAGAACTCACCAGCGAAGTACTAGGAGCGCAGGAAGAGCAGTAG